A window from Caldisericaceae bacterium encodes these proteins:
- a CDS encoding molybdopterin-dependent oxidoreductase, whose protein sequence is MGEFKMPPGQKPSQKLYPISVFGKPKDINLDTYRLKITGLVKNEVTFSIKEIMELPTKEVQFDIHCVDGWSYLGATFKGVYPKELFKNVEVLPDGRFVMVKSIDGYSTDLPLDFLLSDKAILAYEIDGKPLDIANGYPIRLVVDGKYAYKDAKWVVEFEILSKDLPGLWEKKGYSRNADIYKNERFEG, encoded by the coding sequence ATGGGAGAATTTAAAATGCCACCTGGGCAAAAACCATCACAAAAGCTCTACCCAATCTCGGTTTTTGGGAAACCTAAAGACATAAACCTTGATACTTATAGGCTTAAAATTACCGGTCTTGTTAAAAACGAAGTTACTTTTAGTATTAAGGAAATTATGGAGTTACCTACTAAAGAAGTGCAATTTGATATACACTGTGTAGATGGGTGGAGTTATCTTGGGGCAACCTTCAAAGGCGTATATCCAAAAGAACTTTTTAAAAATGTTGAAGTGCTTCCTGATGGACGTTTTGTTATGGTAAAAAGTATTGATGGGTATTCAACAGACCTTCCTCTTGATTTTCTTTTAAGTGATAAAGCAATTTTAGCCTATGAAATAGATGGAAAACCTCTGGATATTGCAAATGGATACCCTATTAGGTTAGTTGTTGACGGAAAATATGCCTATAAAGATGCAAAATGGGTTGTTGAATTTGAAATATTAAGTAAAGACTTGCCTGGTTTGTGGGAGAAAAAAGGATACTCAAGAAACGCAGATATCTATAAAAACGAGCGCTTCGAGGGATAG
- a CDS encoding ParB/RepB/Spo0J family partition protein — MDNKKGLPKDFSTRYSSNYIEELASEKIHAKVIELNVKDIMTDPNQPRKHFNEDSLKELATSIEKHGVLEPILVRLVNNKYMIVAGERRYRAALLLNKETIPAIVINLESESQVREIQIVENLQREDISPIERAKAIYEYLKPYTNGKNLKTLLINYRMGREVDEEFALTVSALSKAIGKSPITLIRWISLLDLPEEIQEKIDDPNSPITSKHIEQLSKIKDINIIKRIVNIIEENNLSSDEVSNMVSTIKRLKEQSLKSAIKNVQNVVSVVDFLDKNNIEKLKEELATLKDLLKELEEKLS; from the coding sequence ATGGACAATAAAAAGGGACTTCCAAAAGATTTTTCAACGCGGTATAGTAGTAACTATATTGAAGAACTTGCCTCAGAAAAGATACATGCAAAAGTTATCGAGTTAAATGTTAAAGATATTATGACAGATCCAAATCAGCCAAGAAAACATTTTAATGAAGATTCACTAAAAGAACTTGCAACGAGTATAGAAAAACATGGTGTACTTGAGCCAATCCTTGTTAGGTTAGTAAACAATAAATACATGATAGTTGCAGGGGAAAGAAGGTATAGAGCAGCACTTCTTTTGAACAAAGAAACGATTCCTGCAATAGTAATTAATCTAGAAAGTGAATCTCAAGTAAGAGAAATTCAAATAGTAGAGAATTTGCAAAGAGAGGATATTTCACCTATTGAAAGAGCAAAAGCAATTTACGAGTATTTAAAACCATACACAAACGGAAAAAATTTAAAAACTCTTTTAATTAACTACAGGATGGGAAGGGAAGTAGATGAAGAGTTTGCGCTCACGGTGAGCGCACTTTCAAAAGCAATCGGTAAAAGCCCAATTACCCTCATCCGTTGGATTTCCCTTTTAGATTTACCAGAAGAAATTCAAGAAAAAATTGATGATCCTAATTCTCCAATAACCTCAAAGCACATAGAACAACTCTCTAAGATAAAAGACATTAACATTATCAAAAGAATTGTTAACATCATCGAGGAAAACAATCTCTCTTCAGATGAAGTTTCTAATATGGTGTCAACAATAAAACGATTAAAAGAGCAATCCCTTAAGAGTGCTATTAAAAATGTGCAGAATGTGGTAAGTGTTGTAGATTTTCTTGATAAAAATAACATAGAAAAATTAAAAGAAGAACTTGCTACCCTTAAGGACCTTTTAAAAGAGCTTGAAGAAAAGTTGTCCTGA